The genomic region GGCTGATGGATGAGCTTGGTGGCATTAGTGATGACATGATTACGGCGGCTAAATTATGGGCCAGTAAGGGGTTCGCTAATGAGGTTGATGGTGTGTACTCGATGGTCGATTACGTCAGGTCATCCCTGGAACTGAAGAGGAGTAGGTCGAGGAGGTAATTTTTACCTAAAAATGATTAGGGCTTCACAGTGTAATAAACCCTCTTCTTATCCTTACCCCTACTCTCGGACTTCAGGAAGACAATCTCACCAATCTCCCTGGTATTAGCCACGTGGGGCCCACCGTCAGCCTGAATATCAATGCCCTCAATCTCCACAATCCTCCACTCATCACCAGGCGGTGGCTCCCTCTCGGCAAGCTTAACAACGCCTGGTATCTTCATAGCCTCCTCCCTCCTCAGGAAGTAAATCTTCACGGGAATGCCCCTCCTCACGATTTCGTTGGCCTCCGCTATCAAGTCCTGGAACGCCTTCCTAAGCGCATCGCCACTTAGGGTTAGGTTGTAGTCATCCCTAGCGTACTCAGGCGTTATGTCGCCGCCAGTCACCAATGCATTATACTTCTTATAGGCCAGTGCGGCTATTATGTGCGTTGCCGTGTGAAGCCTCATTAACCTATACCTCCTCTCCCAATCAATTACCCCATGCAACGTATCGCCGACCCTAAACCTTGGTTCCCTATCGAGTATGTGCACCGCATCCTCACCCTCCTTAATCACCTCCTTGACCACGTACTCCTCACCCTGCCAAATCAGCCTGCCCGTGTCATTGGCAACACCACCACTCCTTGGGTGAAAGAGCGTCTGGTCAAGCCAAACCCTATTACCATCAATCCTAGTCACGGTGGCATCAAACTCCCTCCTGTACGAGTCCCACCAGTAGAGGAATTTTGTTGGCATGGGTTTCAGGGAGAAGCCTGAAATTAATGTATTGCGCCTATGCCGGTATTCCAAAGAATCTCCTTATTGCGTAGAGCATGACATCGTGCGTCCTAACCAGGTCATCCACCGTAACATACTCATTATATGCATGGGCCAGCGCCAACTCACCAGGTCCATAAACAACGGTGGGTATACCCCTAGCCCTAAGGTACCTACCATCGGTTGCGCCAGTGACTATTATCGGCCTTGGCGTTGCGCCAAGGACCCTCTCAATGCCCTCGTGAATGATCCTGACAATGACCTCACCAGGGCTTGTGTAGTTTGGCTCGCTTGTGTCCAGGACCTCCACATCGGCGATACCGCTCAACCCACTCCTTAAGTGATTAATTACCTGGCTTGGTGAAACCCCTGGCGGGACCCTCATGTCAAGTTCAAGCTCTGCGTAGTCTGGGACCATGTTTATCTTCGAACCACCCCTAACAACGCCTGGGTTAAAGGACACAGTACCAACAACCCTCTCAAAATCACTGAGCGTCAGATTAAGCCCCGAGGCCCTAGCAGCCTCTAGGTAGACCTCAGCCGAGTTCCTAATGGCCTCCGTCAACTCACTGGGTAACTTAATGCCCTTGTTAAACTCATTAATCAACTCCTCAGCCCTAGCTATGGCTGCGGCCAGCTTCATTATCGCATTCTCGCCGAGGATCGGTAAACTACCGTGGGCAGGCCTACCCCTGGTAACCAACTTAACCTGGCAAAGCCCCTTCTCACCAATGTAATACCTGGAACTACCGGATGGCTCAGCAACTATCGCAGCATCACCAACCAGCACGCCATCCCTAACCAAGGCCTCAACACCAGGGTGGCCGCCCGTCTCCTCATCCGCCGTTGCCGAGAATATTAATGTACCTGAGCCCTGCCTCTCAATAAGTGGCGCTAATTCTGTGAATACCATCATTATCACCGCTAAGCCACCCTTCATATCCGTGGCACCCCTACCATAGATCCTACCCTCAACGATCTTCCCAGAGAACGGTGGGTAGACCCACCTGGAATCATCGCCGGGAGGAACTACGTCCATGTGGCCGTTAAGTATGAGCACGGGCTTACCCCTACCAACCCTGGCAATCACGTTTGGCTTATCCTTAGCATACTCCCTAAACTCACTTTTGAAGCCACGCTCACCTAGCCAATCCCTAATAAATCCCGCAATATTAACGGTATAGCCAGGGGGATTAACACTGGGTATTTGAATAAGGTGTGAAGTCAGTTCAATTAGCCCTGTCTTTAGATTCTGTGACATACATTCTGATAATCTAAAAATACTTTATAAATATTTCATCTGTCATTTTTCTACTGATTTCGAACTTAAACATGAAGAAAAATTTAAAAATACTAATAAAAGTAAAAATATTTAAATATGTACTCTAGACCTAAACTAAGCAAAGAGAATTTAGTCAAAATAATATTATTAATAATAGTGCCATGGTTATTCATAGTATTTCTAGCGCCCCTCTATAATAGACCTTATCCTCAGATTGGTGGATGGCCATTCTTATGGTGGTACTTATTTGCTTGGGTTTTTATTCAACCTATCATAACATACATAGTGTATAGGTTAATTGATAAGGGTGGTAAGTCATGATGTTTACAGCGATTGATTATACCATATTTTTTGTGCTGGTTGGCTTAACCATAATTGCGGGGTTCCTTGGTGCTAAATGGAGGGCTCCTGATTTCTCAAAGATTTCGGAATGGAGCATCGGCGGTATGAAGTTTGGCACAGTAATTGTTTGGTTCTTAATGGGTGCCGATATATACACTGCGTATTCTCTAGTGGCGATACCAGGCAGTGCATACGCGCTGGGTGGTTTTATATTGTATGCCGTGGTTTACGGCTCAATATCATACCCATTCTTATATATCGTTGCTACGAAGTTCTACAGAATAGCTAAGCGGAGGGGTTATATCACGGCTGGAGACTACGTAAGGGATAGGTTTGATAGTAGGATTTTGTCGTTATTAATATCATTAACGGGCATAATAGCCATGTTACCCTACATAGCGCTGCAGATAGTTGGTATTAGGTACGTCCTCGATGCCATGGGATTCCCAGTAATCCCAAGCTTTATAATAGCATATATAATAGTCGCTGCGTTCGTGGCAATAAGCGGACTTAGAGGGCCAGCTCTGAGTTCATTAATTAAAGATGTATTGCTTTGGGCGGTTATTTTAACAATAGTTATAGCGCTAGGCATAAGGTTCACGGGGTTTGGGCCCATATTTAGCGAGATAGGACCCAGTCACTATTTAATACCAAGTAAATTAATGCTTGGGTACATAACGTTAGCATTTGCTAGTGGGATATCATGGCTATTATTTCCAAACCTACTAGTTGGGCTACTCGGCTCTAAAAGTGAGGAAATAATCAGGAAAAACTCCATCTTCCTACCACTGTACCAGGTATGGCTAATACTACTGGCAATTATGGGCTTAGTAGCCTTAGCTAAGAACCTGGTACCCCATGGCATATCAAGTCTCGCATTCCCATCAGTAATCAGCGCTTATTTCCCATCGTACTTCGTCGCATTAGCATTTGCGGGCATAGTAATTGGCAGTATGGTACCAGCTGGGCTACAAAGTCTTGGCGCTGCTAATTTAATAGCCAGGAATATTTATGTAGACTTCATAAATAAAAGAGCTACAGAAAAACAACAGGTACTTTGGGGTAGGGTTTCCGTTTTCATAATGATAATCGCATCATTAATATTTGCAATAACACCCGCAGCCAGCGGATTAATATTCTACTTATTAACATTCTCCTACGCATGGTTATTACAGACACTACCTGCAATAATATTGTCGATGTATTGGTACGATCTAGATAAGTACAGTGTGGCGGCTGGTTGGGCCGTTGGTACCGTATTCGTGACCTATGGTTTAGCCACCGTGAAATTCTCATCATCATTACTGCCCTGGTTCTATAACATCTACGTAGGATTCCTAGGACTTGTACTGAACTTAGTGGTAATGTTAGTAGTGTATGCAGTGGTTAAGGCCCTTAAGGTAAAAACAACAAGTAAATTAACACCGCAAGAGTTAATGTGAGGTCGTTCATTAACAATACCTCTTAAAAATTAAGTAATTTTCATTATCTCCAATAACGCATTAAGGAGCGAGTCATCAACTTCCCGTGTCTTAATACTAACCCTAAAGTATCCCTCAGTCAGTGGTGGTATGTTTGATAAGTCCCGTATCAGGAATCCGCGTTTGAGGAGTTCCTCGTTAAGCCATGGCTGGTGCCTTATTACGAAGTAGTGAGTTGTTGATTCGTAATAACTAATGCCAAGACTCCTTAATGAATTTAATACTCTACTTCTCTCCTCCTCAACGTACTTAATCGTTAACTCCCTGAATCCACGGGCATGCTTCATGTACCTGGATACCGCGTACTCGGCTATTGAGTTTACGGGCCACGTTGGCACCAGGTCCTCGATGTTAGCCTTCGTATACACAGCACCAACCCTAAGCCCTGGTATTGCCAGGAACTTCGTGTATGACTTAACAACAAACACATTGTCATACCTTAGCGAATCCCTAATTAATGATTCATTCGATTTTACGAAGTCCATGAATGATTCATCAACGACCAAGACACCACCGCGCCTATATAGTTCCTCAGCCAGCCCAATTAGTGATTCACGCTTAATTAAGTAACCCATTGGTGAGTTTGGGTTGGAAAGAATAACGGCCGTATTTGAAACCACCCCATCAATTAATGAATTCACCAGGTCCCCATATCCCCAATACTCAATTAATCTAATATCGGCATTTATCAGCCTGCCTAGGCGTAGGTAATCACTGTAATTCGGTATGGGTATTAATATGCGGTGAGGCCTTAGGTACATGAGTAGTAATTGAAGGGCCTCGGTGGCTCCATTAAATACGTACGTAAACTCAGGCCTAACGCCCTCAAACCCCGCCAGCGAATCCCTTAGTTCATCACCAAGCTCCGTCGGGTAATGCGAGTAATGACCATTAACTACACCCTCCTCAATTAGCTTAATTAGCTCCTTTGGAGTGCCCAGTGGGTTCATGTTCGAGCTCATGTCTATTAACCCGTACCTCCATCCATACCCACCGTGACCCCGGGCACCACCAATTATGTTACCCATAATTCAGTTTAGATTCTGCGAGATAAGTTAAATAAATCCCCGCTATTATTGAATCCGATAATTAATGATGCATGGACATGGCCACTTCGGACCGCCACCACAGTGGTTCATAAAAAGGAGGGGCCTAAAGTACTTAATACTTTACCTACTCAGTAGTAGGGGTCCAATGACTGGTGCGCAGATTATCGATGAGATCGAGAGGTTGTCAATGGGTTTCTGGAGACCAAGCCCTGGCTCTGTGTATCCAGCCCTTGAGGAGCTTGAGTCTGATGGCTTAATTAGGGTGGCTAGGGTTGAGGGCACTAAGAAGTATTACGAAATCACCGACAGTGGTAAGGCCTACATAGGCCTACCGAGCATTGATAAAACCACGGCTGCCGTTAATGACTTCGTGTCTCTGGCTAGGTACATTATTGATAATTGGGACACACTTAGTGAGGCCGATAGGAATAGGGTTAGGGATGTTCTCAGGGACTTAATTAAGACGGCAAACATTCAATGTTAATCCATACTATAGAGCACTACGTGAGGCATTTTCAGCTCGTCAATAAACCACTTATTCCTAACCTCCATTATTAACTGCCTACTATCAATGTAATTACCCAATAACTTAGTCACTGCATTTCCAAGGCCCTCACTAAGGCAGTAATCGGCATTCTCAAGGAGTATTAATGATGGCTTCCTCGCCACGATTAATTGGGTTGTCAATGCAAGTATTGTCTTTATGTGGCATGGTAATTCATCACCAATATGAACAAGCCCCCTCTTATCCACGTAGGAGAGGACTAACTCGCCGCCGTACCAACCAGCCCTGAAATTCCTAAAGCCAAGCTCTCCAAGGACCTTCCTAAGAAACCTAACGTCAGAATCCCTTCTCGGGTCGGTGAATAGTTGGGATAATATCTCAATTATGTGCTCACCATGTTCACCAATAAAGTCCGGCTGTGAAATTTCGGTGTTCTTAACGCGACCCCTGAAGTCTATGTATGGCCCTATCTTGTAAATACCGACTGAGAGCAGGTACTCCCTAATCGCCTTAATTACCGATAGTGCCGTCTCATAATCCTCAGAGGCACTACCCACCAATTGTAATGCCTGCTCCTTGGGCGCCAACCCATCTGGGTTAAGCAGTATCGATGCATCAACCACATCAACATCCAGTGGATACTTAACCCTGCTAACGCCGCTCCTAAACTCAGCAACCATGACCTCCCTCTCACCAACCTTAAC from Vulcanisaeta distributa DSM 14429 harbors:
- the alaXM gene encoding alanyl-tRNA editing protein AlaXM; its protein translation is MPTKFLYWWDSYRREFDATVTRIDGNRVWLDQTLFHPRSGGVANDTGRLIWQGEEYVVKEVIKEGEDAVHILDREPRFRVGDTLHGVIDWERRYRLMRLHTATHIIAALAYKKYNALVTGGDITPEYARDDYNLTLSGDALRKAFQDLIAEANEIVRRGIPVKIYFLRREEAMKIPGVVKLAEREPPPGDEWRIVEIEGIDIQADGGPHVANTREIGEIVFLKSESRGKDKKRVYYTVKP
- a CDS encoding M20 family metallopeptidase, with amino-acid sequence MSQNLKTGLIELTSHLIQIPSVNPPGYTVNIAGFIRDWLGERGFKSEFREYAKDKPNVIARVGRGKPVLILNGHMDVVPPGDDSRWVYPPFSGKIVEGRIYGRGATDMKGGLAVIMMVFTELAPLIERQGSGTLIFSATADEETGGHPGVEALVRDGVLVGDAAIVAEPSGSSRYYIGEKGLCQVKLVTRGRPAHGSLPILGENAIMKLAAAIARAEELINEFNKGIKLPSELTEAIRNSAEVYLEAARASGLNLTLSDFERVVGTVSFNPGVVRGGSKINMVPDYAELELDMRVPPGVSPSQVINHLRSGLSGIADVEVLDTSEPNYTSPGEVIVRIIHEGIERVLGATPRPIIVTGATDGRYLRARGIPTVVYGPGELALAHAYNEYVTVDDLVRTHDVMLYAIRRFFGIPA
- a CDS encoding DUF3311 domain-containing protein, yielding MYSRPKLSKENLVKIILLIIVPWLFIVFLAPLYNRPYPQIGGWPFLWWYLFAWVFIQPIITYIVYRLIDKGGKS
- a CDS encoding sodium:solute symporter family protein, whose protein sequence is MMFTAIDYTIFFVLVGLTIIAGFLGAKWRAPDFSKISEWSIGGMKFGTVIVWFLMGADIYTAYSLVAIPGSAYALGGFILYAVVYGSISYPFLYIVATKFYRIAKRRGYITAGDYVRDRFDSRILSLLISLTGIIAMLPYIALQIVGIRYVLDAMGFPVIPSFIIAYIIVAAFVAISGLRGPALSSLIKDVLLWAVILTIVIALGIRFTGFGPIFSEIGPSHYLIPSKLMLGYITLAFASGISWLLFPNLLVGLLGSKSEEIIRKNSIFLPLYQVWLILLAIMGLVALAKNLVPHGISSLAFPSVISAYFPSYFVALAFAGIVIGSMVPAGLQSLGAANLIARNIYVDFINKRATEKQQVLWGRVSVFIMIIASLIFAITPAASGLIFYLLTFSYAWLLQTLPAIILSMYWYDLDKYSVAAGWAVGTVFVTYGLATVKFSSSLLPWFYNIYVGFLGLVLNLVVMLVVYAVVKALKVKTTSKLTPQELM
- a CDS encoding pyridoxal phosphate-dependent aminotransferase, which gives rise to MGNIIGGARGHGGYGWRYGLIDMSSNMNPLGTPKELIKLIEEGVVNGHYSHYPTELGDELRDSLAGFEGVRPEFTYVFNGATEALQLLLMYLRPHRILIPIPNYSDYLRLGRLINADIRLIEYWGYGDLVNSLIDGVVSNTAVILSNPNSPMGYLIKRESLIGLAEELYRRGGVLVVDESFMDFVKSNESLIRDSLRYDNVFVVKSYTKFLAIPGLRVGAVYTKANIEDLVPTWPVNSIAEYAVSRYMKHARGFRELTIKYVEEERSRVLNSLRSLGISYYESTTHYFVIRHQPWLNEELLKRGFLIRDLSNIPPLTEGYFRVSIKTREVDDSLLNALLEIMKIT
- a CDS encoding PadR family transcriptional regulator, with the translated sequence MMHGHGHFGPPPQWFIKRRGLKYLILYLLSSRGPMTGAQIIDEIERLSMGFWRPSPGSVYPALEELESDGLIRVARVEGTKKYYEITDSGKAYIGLPSIDKTTAAVNDFVSLARYIIDNWDTLSEADRNRVRDVLRDLIKTANIQC